The following are encoded together in the ANME-2 cluster archaeon genome:
- the endA gene encoding tRNA-intron lyase, translating to MNQNPTLKGTLDGQGVTLDASTREILYDTSFYGRPMDNYLELTLIEAAYLTYKNRVTVIHEDKDLDFEGLMCESSRREGNFEVKYIVYKDLRERGYFIKPGVTDFRVYPRGGKPGKTPSKYFIHVLSERQPVSLMDLVHQVQTAANVRKELVMAVVDEESDITYYGASLRSMKGDMGTARSDAAIRATLLEDRVIVWDSHSSDLLHKHHLFGKPLDETRLQLSLVEAAYLQEKNIIEIKDSLGEHVLTLAEFSDTSTIVEAGFPIKLAVYRTMRDAGMVVKTGYKFGNHFRVYKKVDASVGMKHSEFLVHALDGDHVFNLPQLSRAVRLANSVRKQMVFAWQSGDNIVFLELGRMKM from the coding sequence ATGAACCAGAACCCCACACTAAAGGGCACACTCGACGGGCAGGGCGTAACACTTGATGCCAGTACCAGGGAAATCCTTTATGACACCAGCTTCTACGGGCGGCCAATGGACAATTACCTGGAACTAACGCTTATCGAGGCTGCATACCTTACCTATAAGAACCGGGTTACTGTCATCCATGAAGACAAAGACCTTGACTTCGAGGGCCTGATGTGCGAATCAAGCCGCAGGGAAGGCAACTTTGAAGTGAAATACATCGTTTATAAAGACCTGCGGGAGAGGGGCTATTTCATAAAACCCGGCGTCACCGATTTCAGGGTATATCCCAGAGGGGGTAAACCAGGAAAGACCCCTTCAAAATATTTCATCCATGTACTATCAGAGCGCCAGCCCGTGTCGTTAATGGACCTGGTGCACCAGGTACAAACCGCAGCCAACGTGCGCAAGGAACTGGTAATGGCAGTGGTGGACGAAGAGAGCGATATCACCTACTACGGAGCAAGTCTTCGCAGCATGAAAGGAGATATGGGGACAGCCCGCTCCGATGCTGCCATCAGGGCCACCCTGCTGGAAGACAGGGTGATTGTGTGGGACAGTCATTCCTCGGACCTGCTGCACAAACACCATCTCTTTGGTAAACCCCTTGACGAAACAAGGCTCCAGCTTTCACTGGTAGAAGCAGCATACCTCCAGGAAAAGAACATTATCGAAATCAAGGATAGCCTGGGTGAGCACGTCCTGACCCTGGCTGAATTTTCAGATACCTCCACAATCGTGGAAGCGGGTTTCCCGATAAAACTGGCAGTGTACCGGACCATGCGGGATGCGGGAATGGTGGTCAAGACCGGGTACAAGTTCGGCAACCACTTCCGGGTTTACAAAAAGGTGGACGCGAGCGTGGGAATGAAACATTCGGAATTCCTGGTCCATGCCCTGGATGGCGACCATGTGTTCAACCTTCCCCAATTGTCCAGGGCAGTGAGACTGGCAAACAGCGTAAGAAAGCAGATGGTCTTTGCCTGGCAATCTGGCGACAATATCGTATTTCTGGAACTTGGCAGAATGAAGATGTAG
- a CDS encoding DUF1786 domain-containing protein has translation MQIMAIDVGMGTQDILLYDDTQHMENNIKMVLPSQTQIIARRIGRATGGGRDVFLTGTTMGGGPSGKAVREHIRAGLKVYAEERTALTLHDNLGKVAHMGVILVGTGDTVPEGIERIDMRDVDAGAIGTALELFESHLPRDFAVAVQDHGKAPDMSNRLFRFRHFREVLEQGGELERFAYLNRVPPHLSRMQAVMDTLKQQGNNVLLMDTGPAAICGVLYGNQDGPVAVVNIGNGHTLAAVVDRKRMLALFEHHTRSVDAPKLDDLIRRLCDGELGLEEVFNDGGHGCFIREAVGFGNIRSVIVTGPNRNIMAGSGLDVEFAAPHGDMMLTGCFGLVEMFRMKMGLGQ, from the coding sequence ATGCAGATAATGGCTATTGATGTGGGAATGGGTACGCAGGACATACTGCTCTATGACGATACACAGCACATGGAGAACAATATCAAGATGGTGCTGCCATCACAGACACAGATAATTGCCCGGCGAATAGGCCGCGCGACCGGTGGAGGACGCGATGTTTTCCTTACAGGTACTACGATGGGTGGCGGTCCTTCAGGGAAGGCTGTGCGCGAACATATCAGGGCAGGATTGAAGGTCTATGCCGAGGAGCGTACGGCGTTGACCCTGCATGATAACCTCGGGAAAGTGGCCCACATGGGTGTGATACTGGTGGGTACGGGGGACACAGTTCCGGAAGGAATAGAGCGTATTGATATGCGTGATGTGGATGCAGGCGCCATTGGCACAGCGCTGGAACTGTTCGAGAGTCACCTGCCCCGGGACTTTGCAGTGGCAGTACAGGACCACGGCAAGGCTCCTGATATGAGCAACCGGTTGTTCCGTTTCAGGCATTTCAGGGAGGTGCTGGAGCAGGGCGGTGAACTGGAGCGGTTCGCATATTTGAACCGGGTACCACCACACCTTTCCAGGATGCAGGCTGTGATGGATACCCTGAAACAGCAAGGGAACAATGTACTGCTCATGGATACAGGCCCTGCTGCCATTTGCGGGGTACTGTATGGAAATCAGGACGGTCCGGTGGCAGTGGTGAATATCGGCAACGGTCATACCCTGGCTGCTGTAGTGGACAGGAAGAGAATGCTGGCACTGTTCGAACATCATACCAGGTCAGTGGATGCACCAAAACTGGATGACCTTATCAGGCGGTTATGTGATGGTGAACTGGGTCTTGAAGAGGTATTCAATGACGGTGGGCATGGCTGCTTTATCAGGGAAGCGGTGGGTTTTGGCAACATCAGGTCTGTGATAGTTACCGGGCCGAACCGGAATATCATGGCAGGTTCAGGACTGGATGTGGAGTTTGCGGCTCCGCACGGGGATATGATGCTTACGGGCTGTTTCGGGCTGGTCGAGATGTTCAGGATGAAGATGGGCCTGGGTCAGTAA
- a CDS encoding MogA/MoaB family molybdenum cofactor biosynthesis protein yields the protein MSGNDTPALHKQNAPTIVNFAIITVSTSRYKTYGSVAAPRQADDISGTVMMDLISGAGFEVVTYSLLPDNEALIAGKVRELVRSGIHIIVISGGTGLAPEDVTLEAVEPLFCKTIPGFGELFRMKSLEDVGTAAILSRASAGIVDRCAVFCLPGSPAAVELALNELIIPEAAHIVKHI from the coding sequence ATGTCAGGGAATGATACGCCTGCGCTGCACAAACAGAACGCTCCGACAATAGTGAATTTCGCGATCATCACGGTGAGCACATCCAGGTACAAAACCTACGGCAGTGTAGCCGCACCCCGGCAAGCCGATGACATATCGGGAACGGTCATGATGGACCTTATTTCAGGTGCGGGTTTTGAAGTTGTGACATATTCGCTGTTGCCTGACAATGAAGCCTTGATCGCGGGGAAGGTACGGGAACTTGTGCGCTCAGGCATTCATATAATAGTCATCAGTGGCGGCACCGGCCTTGCACCTGAAGATGTAACACTGGAAGCAGTGGAACCGCTTTTTTGCAAGACAATTCCCGGTTTTGGTGAACTGTTCAGGATGAAAAGCCTGGAGGATGTAGGCACTGCTGCCATACTTTCCAGGGCATCCGCAGGGATAGTGGACAGATGTGCAGTCTTTTGCCTGCCCGGCTCACCGGCAGCGGTTGAACTTGCATTAAATGAATTGATAATTCCCGAAGCTGCCCATATTGTAAAGCATATTTGA
- a CDS encoding cytochrome b/b6 domain-containing protein: protein MQGYPNTENDIVGKRYTIRDRVAHQTHMITCVLLIITGLYLALQFNVCTLQAWTLMSYQSLRLIHVIAGILFLLVNWTLIPFNLITSGHVLQYIFSPKDAVRLKQAIVSLIKRGEYPKYTIYNKTTGHYENKLHPAYKLMVIFEGIAIVFIGISGIIMVDLKFGVVDYNISAWNNFMAWFVGDIMGSVAILIGMNGIELIRSIHLWATYWFVIELIIHLGFLGVDPRMNKYLKALFITGNETMDEYTEIVEGTHAEHKKKPLVVFK from the coding sequence ATGCAGGGATATCCAAACACTGAAAATGATATTGTAGGAAAACGATACACCATCAGGGACAGGGTGGCACACCAGACCCACATGATAACATGTGTGTTATTGATCATTACCGGGCTTTACCTGGCTTTGCAGTTCAATGTCTGCACCCTGCAGGCATGGACTTTGATGTCGTATCAAAGCCTGCGTTTGATCCATGTCATTGCCGGCATTCTGTTCTTGCTGGTCAACTGGACACTGATACCCTTCAACCTGATTACAAGCGGCCACGTGCTGCAATACATTTTCAGCCCGAAAGATGCAGTCAGGCTCAAGCAGGCCATTGTGAGCTTAATAAAACGGGGAGAATATCCAAAATATACCATATACAACAAAACAACCGGACATTACGAAAACAAACTCCATCCAGCCTATAAGCTCATGGTGATATTTGAAGGGATCGCCATTGTATTTATTGGAATATCAGGTATCATAATGGTTGACCTGAAATTCGGAGTTGTGGATTATAACATTTCAGCATGGAATAATTTCATGGCCTGGTTCGTTGGGGATATTATGGGTAGTGTGGCAATATTGATCGGTATGAACGGTATCGAGTTGATAAGGTCAATACACTTGTGGGCCACATACTGGTTCGTAATTGAACTTATAATCCACCTTGGATTTTTAGGAGTCGATCCAAGGATGAATAAATATTTAAAAGCCCTGTTCATAACCGGAAATGAAACGATGGACGAGTACACAGAAATTGTCGAGGGTACCCACGCTGAACATAAGAAAAAGCCGCTGGTTGTGTTCAAATGA
- a CDS encoding cytochrome c3 family protein, with translation MKLSNVLLLLIVAFSLIAVVQAEEPQYETVSKMAEDVDCRATCHNPDPHVIHANTPATCQQCHGATLTDRRPACTKCHSGTIHNVHIKKVQTEDCSFCHSGLENLHLEMISDTLCSHCHKDLLVVHGGPAESCKKCHGTAPDIVAPVKGEGMTVICQNCHVSTDVAALHGDSSNPSSCYRCHRPGSTEVESSSEIPHFLHIPQVDCNKCHLNQDTGKIYIPVCTQCHKVDKLHEFKSIGLKTPTNSKLRCAVCHPMMSTDDGAGKPAGTSTPTPSKPTEATDGGSSGVPGFGIVTALTALSVLYIVNRNRD, from the coding sequence TTGAAACTGAGTAATGTTTTGCTACTATTGATAGTAGCTTTTTCACTAATCGCCGTGGTCCAGGCAGAAGAACCACAGTATGAAACAGTAAGTAAAATGGCTGAGGACGTTGATTGCAGGGCAACCTGCCACAATCCCGACCCACACGTGATACATGCAAACACGCCAGCCACATGCCAGCAATGTCACGGTGCAACATTGACCGACCGTCGGCCCGCGTGTACCAAATGCCATTCAGGAACCATCCATAATGTCCACATAAAAAAAGTACAGACTGAGGATTGTTCATTCTGCCATTCAGGGCTTGAGAACCTGCATCTGGAAATGATATCAGATACCCTGTGTTCCCATTGTCATAAGGACCTGCTCGTTGTTCATGGCGGACCTGCTGAATCCTGTAAGAAGTGTCATGGGACAGCACCAGATATTGTTGCACCTGTTAAAGGAGAAGGTATGACCGTCATATGTCAGAACTGCCATGTTTCGACAGATGTTGCAGCCCTTCATGGTGATTCCTCGAATCCGAGTTCATGCTACCGATGCCACAGGCCGGGTTCCACCGAAGTAGAATCTTCCAGTGAGATTCCACATTTTCTCCATATACCCCAGGTAGACTGTAACAAATGTCACCTGAACCAGGATACAGGTAAAATATACATACCGGTATGCACCCAATGCCACAAAGTGGATAAACTGCACGAATTTAAATCCATAGGTCTTAAAACACCAACTAATTCAAAATTGAGATGTGCAGTCTGTCATCCGATGATGAGTACTGATGATGGAGCTGGTAAGCCGGCAGGTACATCCACACCTACCCCATCCAAACCCACAGAAGCAACTGATGGTGGAAGTTCCGGAGTTCCGGGTTTTGGGATCGTAACGGCATTGACAGCGCTCAGCGTATTATATATCGTAAATAGAAACAGGGATTAA
- a CDS encoding PHP domain-containing protein, which yields MRIDLHVHSCHSRDSASPVASILRQASSIGLGGIALCDHDTIGGSMEAQRLVEEHGMDLVVVPGVEVTTTRGHLLVLGNCGKFQKNMDPLDIIRLAHAQDCLVVAPHPFKGYPKSLGDVSGLDVDAIETLNSRFILGRFNKLAVRMAEELELPMLGNSDAHFVEMVGRAYTEIDSEPSVDAIFKAVQSGKTTVQGTRTPLLVQFRQTCNGARRRVQDLI from the coding sequence ATGCGGATCGATCTCCATGTCCATTCCTGTCATTCCAGGGACAGCGCCTCACCTGTTGCCTCTATCTTGAGGCAGGCGAGCAGTATCGGCCTGGGCGGTATTGCACTATGCGACCATGATACTATAGGGGGCTCCATGGAAGCACAGCGTCTCGTTGAGGAACATGGCATGGACCTGGTCGTGGTTCCCGGAGTAGAAGTGACGACCACCCGGGGTCACTTGCTGGTTCTGGGCAACTGTGGAAAGTTCCAGAAAAATATGGACCCGCTGGATATAATCAGGCTTGCCCATGCCCAGGACTGCCTGGTCGTAGCCCCTCATCCTTTCAAAGGGTACCCGAAAAGCCTGGGTGATGTTTCTGGCCTGGATGTGGATGCCATTGAGACCCTGAACTCCCGGTTCATACTGGGCAGGTTCAATAAACTGGCTGTACGGATGGCAGAAGAACTTGAGCTGCCCATGCTGGGCAACAGTGATGCGCATTTTGTTGAAATGGTTGGCAGGGCATATACTGAAATAGACTCAGAACCGTCAGTCGATGCAATTTTCAAAGCGGTACAATCAGGAAAGACCACTGTTCAAGGGACCAGGACACCACTTCTTGTCCAATTCAGGCAGACATGTAATGGAGCCAGAAGAAGGGTACAGGACCTGATATAA
- a CDS encoding pyruvate ferredoxin oxidoreductase subunit gamma — MKEIRIHGRGGQGSVTAAELLAVAAFEDGKYSQAFPAFGVERRGAPVTAFTRINDKPIRLRSQIYEPDYIIVQDPTLIEVVDVAAGAKPDGKILINTEFSPDTFKLDTKAQVMTIDATRIALDIIGRPIVNTILLGAFAGATGEIRVESIQNAVAQRFPGKVGEKNSLAVLEAYKLMEAK, encoded by the coding sequence TTGAAGGAAATACGCATCCATGGCCGCGGAGGACAGGGTTCTGTCACTGCAGCCGAACTACTCGCGGTGGCTGCATTTGAAGACGGGAAATACAGCCAGGCGTTCCCTGCATTCGGGGTAGAGCGCAGAGGTGCCCCGGTTACAGCCTTTACCAGGATCAACGACAAACCGATAAGGCTTCGTAGCCAGATATATGAACCTGACTATATAATAGTACAGGACCCTACATTGATCGAGGTTGTAGACGTAGCTGCAGGAGCAAAACCTGACGGTAAGATACTTATCAATACAGAATTCTCGCCTGATACCTTCAAACTTGACACAAAAGCACAGGTCATGACAATAGATGCAACCAGGATAGCTCTTGATATTATTGGACGCCCCATCGTAAACACTATCCTGCTGGGTGCTTTTGCAGGTGCCACTGGCGAGATCAGGGTTGAAAGCATCCAGAACGCTGTGGCGCAACGCTTCCCGGGTAAGGTGGGCGAAAAGAATTCCCTGGCCGTACTTGAAGCCTATAAACTCATGGAGGCTAAATAA
- a CDS encoding 4Fe-4S binding protein: MKITIGGVVEPGTTRANKTGGWRNFRPLYHKDKCIKCGLCSLLCPDSSVIEQEDKYVVFDFDFCKGCGICANECPKDAIEMVLEEK; this comes from the coding sequence ATGAAGATCACTATTGGCGGAGTAGTAGAACCTGGTACCACCAGGGCCAATAAGACCGGTGGCTGGAGGAACTTCAGGCCACTGTACCATAAGGACAAATGTATAAAATGCGGGCTGTGTTCCCTGTTATGTCCGGACAGTAGTGTCATTGAGCAGGAAGACAAGTATGTTGTCTTTGATTTTGATTTTTGTAAAGGTTGTGGCATTTGTGCCAACGAATGCCCGAAAGATGCCATAGAAATGGTACTGGAGGAGAAATAA
- the porA gene encoding pyruvate ferredoxin oxidoreductase yields the protein MTGKMTVVEGSYAVAHAVKVCKPNVISAYPITPQTHIVEDLSQFMADGEIPNCEYINVESEFSAISTLVGASAAGARTYSSTTSQGLELMHEVLFNAAGMRLPIVMTVANRAVSAPINIWNDHQDSISQRDTGWMQLFAEDTQEAADMTAQAYKVAEDNDVMLPAMVCMDGFILSHVYEPVILLEQDLTDEYLPGFEPEHILDPANPRTFGAFADPSTYTEFRYLQQKGMDAALEKIGKAADDFNRMFGRYYGGLIDTYEAEDAEILIMAMGSVVGTIKDVIDRARSEGVKVGLVKVRSFRPFPVDAIRKVLGDAAVIVTLDKNISLGLNEGALCTEVKSCLYNTDIRTPVIGFMLGHGGRDIPRRNIRMIIDKAKQVIRSGVTVESEFADLRGELV from the coding sequence ATGACCGGAAAGATGACCGTCGTAGAAGGTTCCTATGCTGTGGCACATGCCGTCAAGGTCTGCAAACCGAATGTAATATCAGCATATCCCATTACACCCCAGACCCATATCGTGGAAGACCTGTCCCAGTTCATGGCTGACGGTGAGATACCGAATTGTGAATATATCAACGTGGAGAGCGAGTTCTCTGCCATTTCAACCCTGGTGGGTGCCAGTGCTGCGGGCGCCAGGACCTATTCATCCACCACGTCCCAGGGACTTGAACTTATGCATGAAGTGCTGTTCAACGCTGCAGGTATGCGGCTGCCCATTGTCATGACCGTGGCAAACCGGGCTGTGAGCGCGCCCATCAATATCTGGAATGACCACCAGGACAGTATCTCCCAGCGCGATACCGGCTGGATGCAATTATTCGCCGAAGATACCCAGGAAGCGGCAGACATGACAGCACAGGCCTATAAGGTGGCAGAGGATAACGATGTCATGCTGCCGGCCATGGTATGCATGGATGGTTTCATCCTGTCCCATGTATACGAGCCCGTGATATTGCTGGAACAGGATCTGACCGATGAATACCTGCCCGGGTTTGAGCCAGAACATATCCTTGACCCGGCAAATCCCAGGACCTTTGGTGCGTTCGCTGACCCTTCTACGTATACTGAATTCAGGTATTTGCAGCAAAAAGGGATGGATGCTGCCCTGGAGAAGATAGGGAAAGCTGCTGACGATTTCAACAGAATGTTCGGTCGTTACTATGGCGGGCTTATTGATACCTATGAAGCTGAAGATGCCGAAATCCTGATAATGGCTATGGGTTCGGTTGTCGGTACCATCAAGGACGTGATAGACCGTGCCCGTAGCGAAGGTGTCAAGGTCGGACTGGTCAAGGTACGGTCATTCAGACCTTTCCCTGTGGATGCCATCCGCAAGGTGCTGGGTGATGCCGCTGTTATCGTAACACTGGACAAGAACATCTCACTGGGGCTTAATGAAGGCGCATTATGCACTGAAGTGAAATCGTGCCTGTACAATACAGATATTAGAACGCCAGTCATCGGTTTCATGCTGGGTCACGGTGGCCGTGACATTCCAAGAAGGAACATCAGGATGATAATTGACAAGGCCAAACAGGTGATACGCTCGGGCGTTACGGTTGAGAGTGAATTTGCTGATCTGCGAGGTGAACTCGTATGA
- a CDS encoding pyruvate synthase subunit beta: MSRLAPGHRGCAGCCDAMAANFVLEAIGDDAIVINPTGCLEVMTTPYPESAWEVPWIHSLFENAAAVASGVEAALRALGRKGNTKVVAMGGDGATVDIGLQAISGAFERGDDITYVCIDNEAYMNTGVQRSGATPFNASTTTSPPGRQSFGNSRPKKNMPAIIAAHGSPYVATTSIAYPKDMMRKVKKAVDIEGPTYIHAHAPCTTGWRFDTSKTVEIGKLAVETALWPMYEQVDGEITSVRKVKNPRPVEEYLKAQGRFRHLFTMEGGDEAIAKIQAIAEWNIKHYGL, encoded by the coding sequence ATGAGCAGACTGGCTCCCGGACACAGGGGCTGCGCGGGATGTTGTGATGCCATGGCTGCAAATTTCGTATTAGAAGCAATAGGCGATGATGCTATAGTAATAAATCCCACCGGCTGCCTGGAAGTAATGACCACACCGTACCCTGAATCAGCCTGGGAAGTACCCTGGATACATTCATTGTTCGAGAATGCGGCAGCTGTGGCCTCGGGTGTTGAAGCTGCCCTGCGGGCCCTGGGGCGAAAAGGGAATACTAAAGTCGTGGCAATGGGTGGTGACGGCGCTACCGTGGATATCGGTTTGCAGGCAATATCAGGTGCTTTCGAGCGAGGTGACGATATCACCTATGTGTGTATCGATAACGAGGCATACATGAACACGGGTGTGCAGCGCAGTGGAGCCACTCCTTTTAATGCGTCAACCACCACGAGCCCTCCCGGCAGACAGAGTTTCGGAAACTCTCGGCCCAAGAAGAACATGCCTGCCATTATAGCAGCCCATGGTTCACCTTATGTGGCAACTACATCCATTGCATATCCAAAAGACATGATGCGAAAGGTCAAAAAGGCTGTGGATATTGAAGGTCCCACGTACATCCATGCCCATGCGCCCTGCACTACCGGCTGGAGGTTCGATACTTCCAAGACCGTGGAGATCGGCAAACTTGCTGTTGAAACTGCTCTATGGCCAATGTACGAGCAGGTAGATGGCGAGATAACCAGTGTCAGGAAAGTGAAAAACCCCAGGCCTGTGGAAGAATACTTGAAAGCACAGGGCAGGTTCAGGCACCTGTTCACCATGGAAGGCGGGGATGAAGCAATAGCAAAGATCCAGGCCATAGCTGAATGGAACATCAAGCATTACGGTCTGTAA
- a CDS encoding DUF2099 family protein codes for MHPRKDRHVMEALGKTRVVVEDGKVVEVGEPKTDYCPIFAKVRNITQFTPESVKGNIEFRIEDFGMFTARREIEMEIFVGFGASETFMTALHRGLLDACVTACEGAGTVVTSSPTLAQGIGSRISGLVETSPIPELISRIEKAGGTVLDPETAALDQVAGVEKAIDMGHTRIGVSVISASDVRKMRQLEKEHGVEIVTFGVHVTGMGHEEAKELIGLVDITTGCSSGSIREHIKGHVLAQFGTAIPIFAITQRGKEMLLERAKEVTDPVLINTMKLPVLPEDKQPRPLI; via the coding sequence ATGCATCCCCGAAAAGACAGACATGTTATGGAAGCCCTGGGCAAGACCAGGGTTGTAGTGGAAGACGGCAAGGTCGTAGAAGTCGGAGAACCGAAGACTGATTATTGTCCTATCTTTGCCAAAGTCAGGAACATCACCCAGTTCACTCCCGAATCCGTGAAAGGTAACATCGAGTTCCGTATTGAGGATTTCGGTATGTTCACTGCCCGGCGGGAGATAGAGATGGAGATATTTGTGGGGTTCGGGGCAAGCGAGACATTCATGACCGCCCTGCACAGGGGATTGCTGGACGCCTGTGTAACTGCCTGCGAGGGCGCTGGTACCGTGGTCACCAGCAGTCCAACCCTGGCTCAGGGCATAGGCAGCAGGATATCAGGGTTGGTCGAGACCTCGCCTATTCCGGAACTGATAAGCCGGATAGAAAAGGCGGGCGGAACCGTGCTGGACCCTGAGACAGCTGCACTGGACCAGGTTGCAGGCGTGGAAAAAGCCATCGACATGGGGCATACGCGTATAGGCGTTTCGGTAATAAGTGCATCAGATGTCAGGAAAATGCGCCAGCTTGAGAAAGAACACGGTGTGGAGATCGTTACCTTTGGTGTTCATGTTACCGGCATGGGTCATGAGGAAGCGAAGGAGTTGATAGGACTGGTGGATATAACCACAGGTTGCAGTTCTGGTTCAATCAGAGAACATATCAAAGGGCATGTTCTGGCTCAGTTCGGCACTGCTATACCCATTTTCGCCATCACCCAGCGAGGCAAGGAAATGCTGCTGGAGCGGGCAAAAGAGGTCACTGACCCGGTGCTCATCAATACCATGAAACTACCGGTACTGCCAGAGGACAAACAACCAAGACCCCTTATTTAA
- a CDS encoding cation diffusion facilitator family transporter — translation MSGHDHHNHHATRTEKNLRYAIYATFSIFILEVAGGLYANSLALLSDAAHMFMDVFALVLTYATIQIAKKPSNHRVTFGYHRLEIFSALINGLTLLIISVFIAREAYVRLLVPPEVRGMEMLVVAAVGLLVNLWVTTRLHGHHDLNVRGAYMHALGDTLSSVAVIAGALIILFTGSSIADPVLSFIIIAIILFGSVRLITDSLHILMESTPRHIDIKELVGAVNSIDGVQDIHDIHLWSVCSNIHALSAHILVGDMHVCDTVDLIDAINNVLAGKFNITQTTFQFESIECGRLLIHGVEH, via the coding sequence ATGAGCGGGCATGACCACCATAACCACCACGCTACCAGGACAGAGAAAAACCTGAGGTATGCCATCTATGCCACCTTCTCCATCTTCATCCTGGAAGTTGCAGGCGGTCTCTATGCAAACAGCCTTGCCCTGCTCAGTGACGCAGCCCATATGTTCATGGACGTGTTCGCACTGGTCCTGACCTATGCAACTATCCAGATCGCGAAGAAGCCGTCCAACCACCGGGTGACCTTCGGTTACCACAGGCTCGAGATATTTTCGGCGCTCATCAACGGATTAACATTACTTATCATCTCGGTGTTCATTGCCAGGGAGGCATATGTCCGGTTACTCGTACCGCCTGAGGTCAGGGGGATGGAGATGCTGGTCGTAGCTGCTGTAGGTCTGCTGGTCAATTTGTGGGTGACCACACGGCTTCACGGGCACCATGACCTGAATGTCAGGGGAGCCTATATGCATGCTCTTGGTGACACCTTGAGCAGCGTCGCCGTTATTGCAGGTGCCCTTATCATCCTGTTCACCGGCAGTTCAATTGCTGACCCGGTGCTGAGTTTTATAATCATAGCAATTATACTGTTCGGGTCTGTCAGGCTCATAACCGATTCGTTGCATATCCTGATGGAATCCACACCGAGGCACATTGACATCAAAGAACTGGTCGGGGCAGTGAATTCAATTGATGGTGTGCAGGACATTCACGATATACATCTGTGGAGCGTATGTTCCAATATTCATGCATTAAGCGCCCATATCCTTGTGGGTGACATGCATGTATGTGATACTGTTGATTTGATCGATGCCATCAACAACGTGCTGGCAGGGAAATTTAATATAACACAGACCACATTCCAGTTTGAGAGCATTGAATGCGGCAGACTCCTCATACATGGAGTAGAACATTAA